The genome window CTAAGATACGCATCCTCGAAACGTGAAAACCTCGTGAGAAAATCAGATGGGACCCGTATTAAGAAGAATTCTCATTGTGGTGGAACATCCAGGTGAGCAGATCGACCTTGGTCGCGACCGCAAGGGGCCTCATCGTTCCATGCTCGTCCCTCTCAGTAACAATGGCGGCGCTGTTCCATTCAAAGAAGCGGTTGAGGACGCTCAGAGGAGTTTCCATAGTAATTTCCATGAACTTACGATTTTTGGCTTGTGGCCTCAAGACATCAGCTCCGTTCTGTTGGTCGCCACTGAGCTTGGATTCTGTCAGACCGAGGTCCCTAGGGTCGGTGACGACCTCTGAGATCTTGCCGAAGTCGAACATGACATCTGCGACCAAGCTCTTCTTCGTAGCGCGTCCGTGTGTCAGCCGACTGAGGACATTTCCCAAAGTGACCAGTCCAACAAGCTTCTTTCCAGAGGGTGCAAGGACGGGAAGTTGATCAAATCCTCTATCGCGCATAATCTCGATAGCATTCTCACAGGGGATGTTGGACCGGACGGTTGTGATGGGCTTCAGTCTCAAGGATTTAACCTTCGCTCCAGCGAATTTATCCTTTGGTGCCTCTGGTTGCACACTCTGCGATACCAACGTAGTTTCGGAGGATAACGAGGGCAGCAGATCATTTGCGGCAAGCCAGTCGTCGTCGGCAAACTATGACCTGTCAGATTTGACAAAAAGAGATAGCCAGGGCCTGGATTGTACCTTTGTGAGATAGCTCCGGATACTATCAGGCAGAATCACAACTACTACATCGTCTTTGGTGAAGGTGTGATCTGCTGCGGCCTGTACCAGCGCTGAGATCGCGCTTCCACTGCTCCCACCAACAAGAAGACCTTCCTCGGCGATCAATCGCCGAGCGTATTGGAATGACTCCCTGTCCCCAGTCTTGTACCACTTGTCCACGACGCTCTGGTCAAGCACTTGCGGAATGAAATCATACCCGATACCTTCAACCTTGTAGGGCTCATTTTCATGCTCCTTGTTCAGATCGGCCGGAACAGCCAGGA of Aspergillus fumigatus Af293 chromosome 2, whole genome shotgun sequence contains these proteins:
- a CDS encoding cystathionine beta-synthase CYS4, which translates into the protein MSSKTSPAVPPVALDAITQHIGNTPLVRLNRVPKSLGVEATVYAKLEYFNAGGSVKDRIALRMIEEAERSGRIKPGDTLIEPTSGNTGIGLALVAAVKGYKTIITLPEKMSAEKVSVLRALNATIIRTPNEAAYDSPESHIGVAKRLEKEIPNAHILDQYGNVNNPLAHELGTAEEIWTQTNGKISAIVAGAGTGGTITGLARGLKKHNPNVKVIAADPHGSILAVPADLNKEHENEPYKVEGIGYDFIPQVLDQSVVDKWYKTGDRESFQYARRLIAEEGLLVGGSSGSAISALVQAAADHTFTKDDVVVVILPDSIRSYLTKFADDDWLAANDLLPSLSSETTLVSQSVQPEAPKDKFAGAKVKSLRLKPITTVRSNIPCENAIEIMRDRGFDQLPVLAPSGKKLVGLVTLGNVLSRLTHGRATKKSLVADVMFDFGKISEVVTDPRDLGLTESKLSGDQQNGADVLRPQAKNRKFMEITMETPLSVLNRFFEWNSAAIVTERDEHGTMRPLAVATKVDLLTWMFHHNENSS